One segment of Fusobacterium sp. DD2 DNA contains the following:
- a CDS encoding S24 family peptidase, whose protein sequence is MEKKTFELTEKEAIELGNFLKEKRENLGYSTNYMNLLTGIDKGDISRIENGKKKKINPLHLKEIAIALKINQIDLFKKIGFIDHDAVTSYKSDILIKVPVMAVASAGTGQLNYQAAPIKHITIPKNGYNDRTYVIQVEGDSMEPVIKDGSYIVVDPDDTEIIDEKIYVVNYDGAIYIKRLVINNNIKAIILKSINPIYEDKYITEEMLPDFKVVGRAIEIIYKNKL, encoded by the coding sequence ATGGAAAAGAAGACTTTTGAACTTACAGAAAAAGAAGCTATTGAGTTAGGAAATTTTTTAAAAGAAAAAAGAGAAAATTTAGGATATAGCACAAATTATATGAATTTACTTACTGGAATAGATAAAGGAGATATTTCCAGAATTGAAAATGGTAAAAAGAAAAAAATAAATCCTTTACACTTAAAAGAAATAGCAATTGCATTAAAAATAAATCAGATAGATTTATTTAAAAAGATAGGTTTTATTGACCATGATGCCGTTACTTCGTATAAAAGCGATATATTAATCAAAGTGCCAGTCATGGCAGTTGCGAGTGCAGGAACTGGTCAATTAAATTATCAGGCTGCCCCAATAAAACATATTACAATTCCTAAAAATGGGTATAATGATAGGACATATGTAATTCAGGTTGAAGGGGACAGTATGGAGCCAGTCATAAAAGATGGATCATATATAGTTGTGGATCCCGATGATACAGAAATAATTGATGAAAAAATTTATGTTGTAAATTATGATGGGGCTATATACATAAAAAGATTGGTAATTAACAACAATATTAAAGCTATAATTTTAAAAAGCATAAATCCAATTTATGAAGATAAATATATTACTGAGGAGATGTTACCTGATTTTAAAGTTGTTGGTAGAGCAATAGAGATCATTTATAAAAATAAGCTATAA
- a CDS encoding DUF1071 domain-containing protein gives MTLEKFDELYKIDLQNKIEQDYKGLNYLSWATAYKLAMEKDPTMKYEILEDQDGIPFFSRGKVHIVKTIVTMFGESKAMILPIMDNKHNAVDTPNARQVNDNIMRCLAKNIAMFGIGLPLYVGEDLKQFDEDQPVKQPDKPSKSSKSKEVNKKDLDKAATDSLRTEIVKTLTEADDPLLEKMLGYLKKKNLGECNYKDLKMIKGRLEEERKKAKAIDNIGKDEIGGIFQQPVN, from the coding sequence ATGACACTAGAAAAATTTGATGAACTTTACAAAATAGACCTACAAAATAAAATTGAACAAGACTATAAAGGCTTAAATTATTTAAGCTGGGCAACAGCTTATAAATTAGCAATGGAAAAAGACCCAACTATGAAATATGAAATACTTGAAGACCAAGACGGTATTCCATTTTTCAGTCGTGGAAAAGTACACATAGTAAAAACTATTGTGACTATGTTTGGAGAGTCTAAAGCCATGATATTACCAATTATGGACAATAAACATAATGCAGTTGATACCCCAAATGCAAGACAAGTAAATGACAATATAATGAGATGCCTTGCAAAGAATATTGCAATGTTTGGTATTGGATTGCCATTGTATGTCGGAGAGGATTTAAAACAATTTGATGAAGACCAACCAGTTAAGCAACCCGATAAACCTAGTAAGTCTAGCAAATCTAAAGAAGTAAATAAAAAGGATTTAGACAAAGCAGCAACTGACAGTTTAAGAACTGAAATAGTTAAAACACTTACTGAAGCTGATGATCCTTTACTTGAAAAAATGTTAGGTTACTTGAAAAAGAAAAATCTTGGAGAGTGCAACTATAAAGACTTGAAAATGATAAAAGGTAGACTTGAAGAGGAGCGAAAGAAAGCAAAAGCAATTGACAACATAGGGAAAGATGAAATAGGTGGTATATTCCAACAACCAGTTAATTAA